The genomic segment AGACCAACATGACTTGGTTTCAAGGTTTAGAATAAAGAGCATGTTTTATGCACGCCTTTGTATTATATTTAATGTCACTGAAGCCTATCATTTTATAATTAAGGAGGATTATGTTCTAAAAGTTGTGCTACTGCCAGAGCAGAAGGTGTAACGTGACTTCCCTGAAGACTGTTTCATTATCCGCTGCCATCCTATGGTTTAAAGGGGAGAGCAGCTGGCTTTGTcttgtaaactttctttcttCTGTTTGCACAGATGAGCTTTCAAATCACCCGTTCCAGACTCAACTTATGATAGGGAATACTTAGAAATAggattgtttttcctttttaaatatattgcttaaTTGCAGGTGTTTAAGACACTATCTGTGCTTTTAACAATACAAAATCTTAAAAATGactaactgaaatgaaaaaaaaaaagtcaagtatTGCCAACAGCCCAGCACCACCCTAGTAACATCCTATAAGGGTAAAAATAGTAGTGATTCTATGCactgataactttctttaattattattattatttgtttatttagcagacgcctttatccaaggcaacttaaaaacactgatttagaaggctttactttaaatatagagtttgctaatcctcctatggcctgatctatcgaatgctattattattattattattattattattattattattattattattattattattattatttgtttatttagcagatgcctttatccaaggcgacttacagagactaggatgtgtgaactatgcatcagctgcagagtcacttacaactacgtctcacccgaaagacagagcacaaggaggttaagtcacttgcccagggtcacacaatgagtcagtggcctaggtgggatttgaaccagggacctaaTTGTCATTATAGATTACATTAATACATGTAGGGATATTCTAATGACATTAATCCTTATTGGTATAGTTAAACTATTTCACTCACCTCTTTATCTCCATTAATCAATGTCATGCAACATTGATGAAACattcatacaaaataaaaaaaaatgaaaagaagtaAAAAGAAAATTGCCAATAATGTTTGGTAGTTTGAACCACACCACACATAGATTTGACAGGACAATGGCTCCCCCACTTGGTTCAGATATTTTCTGCAGCTGGATTACTATTAGGAAGCATGCATCCGTCTACTGTAACCAGCTTTATGGCACCCTGCATTGTCTTCACCGCTCTCATATCATGACTCCACTTCAGTTCTGCCACTGATGTGTTGTAAAGACACATTTCAAATAAGATGGTACAACTAATTTGGCTTCTTCTGTTATTGActgaataacacattttaatagaCAGATATACATTAAATACGTTTTAATACTCATTAGACTACTGGTAAAGAAGTCAGATAGTCTAGAACCGTTTTtgaactgtatttatatataaatgaaatacatCTTCTTCCACATCTGTTAAGAATGTTCTGGTGATCCTTTCCAATTCCTTTGTAGTGATTAGGCAATACTGTAGCGTGTCCCCCTCTTGTGGATGCAAGTAGGAACTGCATCAAAACTGTAAATCATagtgttacaaataaaaaataattatgtgCCACAATTTGCAGTAGCACAGAAGAACCCTTCATATAAAGCAAAGAGGTGCGTTCACAAAAATAAAGTACAGTGCTGGTATGTAATCTTTTTGCATTTTGTCTGCATTTTCCATAGACACCTGGCAGTGCCTGGGTAATTCCAAACATGATAGTTTCATACTTGTATCATATTCCTTTCTGTTTCTCTATGCTTTTGTCTGCATGCTGCTTTACATGTTCATTTACATGTATACACAATTGATTTTCAACAGTTTTTGCAAAATTGGCAGATGTTAGGGGAATAAACGTCATAGTGAGTATTGTTTCTCGTAAGAAATTTCAATCTCATCTTAAAgaaacaacaaccacaacaataGCTTCATCTGTCAtactgggccctattcacaaatctGTACCACACAATTTGCTTACTGAATTTGATATTCATCAAAATGTTGAATAGAACTGAATAGCAAACTCTATTTCATTAATAAAACAGACATCAAATAACAGCACTGAAGTTGAGTGGGAACGATCCCCTCCTTTACCCCTGGTCACCCTCGCTCTCACGGCTTTGGTAGAAACATGGATACCAGGGTGCTCCTCTCTTGTGATTGTTCTTTGGTCCCACACATGCTGGCCAGGGGGACAGGCTCACTCTTCTGTTCAGTCACATAGAAAGGGCAGACCTTCAGGTGCTCAGACATGGAGGGAATGTCATCAAAGCACCAGCTGTCTACAGTGGAAAATAGACAACTGAACTGCCAGacctgtgtgtgagagagagagagagagagagagagagagagagagagagagagagagatgagggtaCTGTCTGAACACAGTTCACAGTTTTGCTGTAGCGTTGATACCACTGAATAAAAGCATTCATTTCCAGTTAAAATCAGTAAGTGCAGTTATGATGGCAATTTAATTGCTCTCTGCAGTCTAGTGCCAATActgacagtaatttaaaaacacagttcAACATCCTACTGTGAAAAATCTGACCCAGCTGACCCAGGGAAGACAGGCAAGACTGGAATGACAACTGTGCATGACGGCTCGGCCTGTCCACTGACCTCAACCACCATGGTGTCCTGTGCATTACATCATTCATTTTAACCAAGGCATAATTGGTAAAACCTTTCACCTTTCGTGGGTGAACACATTGaggaagttttattaaaatgttatttaaattccCAAATGTATTTTGAATCTAATCAAGTTGTTGGGGCTATTTTAAATAACATTCCGAATAATGTTCAATATGCTGATATTTAACAGAAACTATAATTTTACAGACATAGTTAAATCATGAGTTCTATCTACTACAAGCATCACATTGACAATGTGCTGACATATGCACGTGGTCTATCGCTTACCTTCTTCCTTGCTCTCCAGGAAGATCCTCCGTGTGAGTATGTTTTCTTTTCCCATTTCAGACTGACCATACCTCGCTCCTGAAGCAGTGTGGAACAGACTTCCCTCATGTACGGAGAGACCTGGGCTAGCTGGGACAAAGCCAAGCTATCCAAAAACCCAGCAATGTGCTGCAGCATCTCAAAGGGCAGGCTGCTCAGAGACTTTCTTGCAGGATTAGTTTTCACACTCTCGAAGAGTAAAGGGGAAACCTCTGGCTTGATGGTGAATGTGCTGAGTTCCTGACTGTAGGTAACTTTAGCCTTCTGTCTGGCAGGACGGAACTTCCTTTGGCTGTAGGTGCATCCGAGGTAGGACAGAGGGCAACGCTGCTCGAACCAGCCGCTCAGACTAGACTGGATATCCGCATGGACGTTCTTGAAGTGTGAAGCAAACTCGTCGCGTCTGAAGAAGTGGTGGCACAAGAAAGTGAACGCGGAGCAGGATTTGTTGTGCCTCGTAGTCACGCTCTCAGCTTGAAGATGAAACTTGAGGCACGGGTTGCTTTCTGCTGTAACGTCAGCCAATGAAGCACTGGTCTTAAATGGTGTGGATTCAAATAAATAGGTCTGTGTCCCAATGTTTATACTTATTCCATCATCTGATAAGGTTTCCGAGATGAATTTGCCTTTTAATTCTTTTTCCAATGAGCAAACCAATGTAGCCATAACCACATCACATTTTGGTATATCATCATCCGAGACACCTAAATCAGAGGTGTCTATCCCCTTGgtttcttctttcttttcttttattgaatCCCCAACGCGATTCCTTATGGCCCGGTAGCTGGTGGGAACCTTAAATGAATGGAGAGTCTGGACAGGTATGGGTTCCAGGCTTCCATATACAAAGTCTTTCTCTCTTGGGGTACAGGCACTAATCTGTCCAAAGCGAATTAGCATTCTTCCATGGTGCACCAGATACATGTTGAAGTCCTTTGAAGCGACCTCGCTGCTCAGTCTCTCCAAAACTCCATCCTGCCAAGGTGCCAGACCAGATTTATCATGATTTAAATGTTCCTCAGCATTAGCCTTTTTGTTTCCATTCTTCTGGCTGCTGGTTGTCTCCTGTGTCTCTGCAGAGTTTTCAGCGTGCTTGCAGCTGTGCTTCTCCTTGCTAAACATGCTTTCCCAAGCATTGTACTTGCCCAAGTTTGCCACACTTTTGTCATTTGCCAAAGCTTCTTGCTCAGCTTGGGTCATCTCAGGAACTTCTTCCCCACTAAATACCCTCCCCTTGGGATCTGTGAAGTCACTGGCATGAGCAGAAAATGACATATCAGGGCATTCTCCACCCACTGCCCCTTCAGCTTCTAGTCCCAAACTTTTATCTACAACTTCAGGGGCTTCTAGTTGTTCCATCAACTCGGGAAAGAGGGGTCCCAGTTTTAAGGAGTTGAATAGAGTTCTTTGGTCTCTTAGAGTCATGGACAGGTCTAAATTCTCCTCTGAGTATGGTTCTTTCATTACATTCTCGTTGAGAACGGTCTCTTTTTCTATCAGAGGCCAGCGGTTCCATTCCATGGAGCAGCTCACAGTGCTTGCTGGACAGACCTCCAGATGCTTAGCGAGTTTGAAACGGAGCATTGAGAACGGGCAGCCATATTCAGCATTAAGGCAGGGGACCTTTTCGTGCGGGCACAGCAGTTTGTGTTCTTCCTCCTTGCACATATGGAAAACCGCTCCACAGTGAAGCCGACAGTTTATCACCATACAGGAGACTGATATATCTATAGGGGCCTGGCATCGACGGCTGAAGCATTTTTCACAGTGTCTGTGTTGGCCAATGGGGGGTCTTTTGTTTCTTCCCTAAACACGATTCAGCAAGAAATGAAGGCTCTTATTAATCAAAATGAAAAGGCAGATTACAAAAAAGAATTGAAACTAAAAAAGAAATAAGCCTAGTGTCCAGCTGCTATTTAGAGAGAACATTTAATAGCCTTATATTGGCAGTCTAAAAATGTTACTGTCACTCCTAATTTACATAACTAATTATAATTTCAGTTGTCAGAAGGAAACAGAATACATACCATTGCTGCACCACGTGAATGTCCTTGAGTCTGTAAAGATACAAGATGAAATTAACTGAAATGAATCATATTTTAAATGATCTCTAAAAACCATGAACTTGTAT from the Acipenser ruthenus chromosome 9, fAciRut3.2 maternal haplotype, whole genome shotgun sequence genome contains:
- the LOC117972959 gene encoding F-box only protein 40-like; protein product: MGRNKRPPIGQHRHCEKCFSRRCQAPIDISVSCMVINCRLHCGAVFHMCKEEEHKLLCPHEKVPCLNAEYGCPFSMLRFKLAKHLEVCPASTVSCSMEWNRWPLIEKETVLNENVMKEPYSEENLDLSMTLRDQRTLFNSLKLGPLFPELMEQLEAPEVVDKSLGLEAEGAVGGECPDMSFSAHASDFTDPKGRVFSGEEVPEMTQAEQEALANDKSVANLGKYNAWESMFSKEKHSCKHAENSAETQETTSSQKNGNKKANAEEHLNHDKSGLAPWQDGVLERLSSEVASKDFNMYLVHHGRMLIRFGQISACTPREKDFVYGSLEPIPVQTLHSFKVPTSYRAIRNRVGDSIKEKKEETKGIDTSDLGVSDDDIPKCDVVMATLVCSLEKELKGKFISETLSDDGISINIGTQTYLFESTPFKTSASLADVTAESNPCLKFHLQAESVTTRHNKSCSAFTFLCHHFFRRDEFASHFKNVHADIQSSLSGWFEQRCPLSYLGCTYSQRKFRPARQKAKVTYSQELSTFTIKPEVSPLLFESVKTNPARKSLSSLPFEMLQHIAGFLDSLALSQLAQVSPYMREVCSTLLQERGMVSLKWEKKTYSHGGSSWRARKKVWQFSCLFSTVDSWCFDDIPSMSEHLKVCPFYVTEQKSEPVPLASMCGTKEQSQERSTLVSMFLPKP